The proteins below come from a single Nostoc sp. KVJ3 genomic window:
- a CDS encoding ABC transporter permease: MKFLLPILSPLIAIASALIIGAILMLIAGANPITAYSILFQESLSTYFGFGNTLTKMTPLLFTSLGVLVALRAGQFNIGGEGQIYLGALGSTLIGLYVQRLPAVIHIPLALSAGFFFGAVWGLIPGYLKAMRGVNEVITTLLLNYIAVNLISYLVQNPLMAAGAPSPYSPLIAKTARLPIILPQSLAHAGILFGLIAAGILWVLLVRSPLGYQITAVGFNPIAARYAHISVERTIMLVMAAAGGLAGLAGSCEVMGLKYRLFEQVSPGYGFDAIAIAFLSRGSVVGVVFTSLFFAALRSGANVMQRSAGVPVTVVYAIQGFMVLFIAISFALEREIRLKTQRGAKV; encoded by the coding sequence ATGAAATTCCTGTTACCAATCCTATCACCGCTCATTGCCATCGCCTCCGCCCTTATCATCGGTGCTATCCTCATGCTAATTGCTGGGGCAAATCCCATCACTGCATACAGCATCTTATTTCAAGAATCTCTCTCTACCTACTTTGGATTTGGTAACACCCTCACCAAAATGACACCGCTATTGTTCACCAGTTTAGGCGTGTTAGTGGCATTGCGGGCTGGGCAATTTAATATCGGTGGGGAAGGACAAATTTATCTGGGTGCCTTGGGAAGTACTTTAATTGGGTTATATGTGCAAAGATTACCTGCGGTAATTCATATCCCCTTAGCACTTTCGGCAGGATTTTTCTTTGGTGCCGTTTGGGGTTTGATTCCTGGTTATCTCAAAGCCATGCGCGGAGTGAATGAGGTAATTACTACCTTGTTACTCAACTATATCGCCGTGAATTTAATTAGCTACCTAGTCCAAAATCCATTAATGGCAGCAGGTGCGCCTAGTCCTTATTCGCCATTAATTGCCAAAACAGCCCGATTGCCGATTATATTACCACAAAGCCTCGCCCATGCTGGGATTTTATTCGGTTTAATTGCCGCAGGTATTTTATGGGTATTGTTAGTGCGATCGCCTCTAGGTTATCAAATTACAGCAGTGGGATTTAACCCCATTGCCGCCCGTTATGCCCACATATCTGTTGAACGTACCATAATGCTGGTGATGGCTGCTGCGGGTGGTTTAGCTGGGTTGGCTGGGAGTTGTGAGGTGATGGGGTTGAAATATCGGCTATTTGAACAAGTTTCACCTGGTTATGGATTTGATGCCATTGCGATCGCTTTTTTAAGTCGTGGTAGTGTTGTCGGTGTAGTATTCACTTCTTTGTTTTTTGCAGCGCTTCGCAGTGGTGCAAATGTGATGCAGCGTAGTGCAGGTGTGCCGGTAACAGTGGTTTACGCGATTCAAGGGTTTATGGTGTTGTTTATTGCTATCAGTTTCGCACTCGAAAGAGAAATAAGACTCAAAACCCAGAGAGGCGCCAAAGTTTAA
- a CDS encoding ABC transporter permease, whose product MNNLNFFSDYLIATLRLSVPLGFAALGGLYSERSGVLNIALEGMLLTGAFTSAAATFYTGNPWLGILASLIAGGLVGLLHAVLCVTLRVDQLVSGLAINLVAAGLTSFLARLVFSGSSTQQLPRIGTIMIPGLANIPLIGSLLFQSDFLVYLLFILVILTTYILFKTSFGLTLRAVGESPQAAATAGISVPFVRYIAVVISGCLASLGGAYLTLVQVRFFAEGMSAGKGFIAIAALIFGRWHPVGSALACLLFGATEALQLRIQALGANIPYQFLVILPYAIALLALVGKFGKSTPPKALGTPYFGENHHSD is encoded by the coding sequence ATGAATAATCTCAACTTCTTCTCTGATTACTTAATAGCTACCTTACGTCTATCCGTCCCCTTGGGATTTGCTGCCCTTGGAGGATTGTACTCGGAACGATCGGGCGTATTAAATATCGCCCTAGAAGGAATGTTGCTTACAGGTGCTTTTACTAGCGCTGCTGCCACTTTCTACACTGGCAATCCCTGGCTTGGTATCCTCGCTTCCTTAATTGCTGGTGGATTAGTCGGACTACTCCATGCTGTTTTGTGTGTAACTTTACGTGTCGATCAATTGGTGTCTGGGCTAGCAATTAATCTTGTCGCCGCTGGATTAACATCATTTTTGGCTCGATTAGTGTTTAGTGGCAGTAGTACACAGCAGTTACCTAGAATTGGGACAATTATGATTCCTGGTTTAGCCAATATTCCCCTGATCGGGTCGCTACTATTTCAGTCAGATTTTTTAGTATATTTATTATTTATACTAGTTATTTTAACTACATATATTTTATTTAAAACCAGCTTTGGACTGACATTGCGGGCAGTGGGAGAATCTCCTCAAGCTGCTGCCACGGCTGGAATTTCGGTACCATTTGTCCGTTATATCGCTGTGGTGATTAGTGGTTGTCTTGCGAGTTTAGGAGGTGCTTATTTAACTCTGGTACAGGTAAGATTTTTTGCTGAGGGGATGAGTGCTGGTAAGGGATTTATTGCGATCGCAGCATTAATTTTTGGCAGATGGCATCCTGTAGGTAGTGCTTTGGCTTGTTTGCTGTTTGGGGCTACAGAAGCTTTACAACTGCGAATTCAGGCTTTAGGGGCAAATATACCTTACCAATTTTTAGTAATACTACCTTATGCGATCGCTTTACTAGCATTAGTCGGTAAGTTTGGAAAATCTACACCCCCTAAAGCTTTAGGTACTCCCTACTTTGGAGAAAATCACCACTCTGACTAA
- a CDS encoding class I SAM-dependent methyltransferase: protein MTPQDARQYAPATERNREAILEILLQILPSSGTILEIASGTGEHAVFFASRLSPRLWLPTDANLELRASIIAWTEHNGCDNVHAPLELDVREPVWALEKGAVAQWLNTKPIVAIVNINMIHISPWSACLGLMAGAGRILAAGGVLYLYGPFKQGGEHTAASNAAFDEYLRSQNREWGVRNLDDVVAAARAEHFILKQIYQMPANNLSVVFERSFYE, encoded by the coding sequence ATGACACCACAAGACGCACGACAATACGCGCCAGCAACTGAGCGCAACCGAGAAGCAATTCTAGAAATACTTTTACAGATATTACCGTCAAGTGGCACTATTTTAGAAATAGCTTCTGGTACTGGTGAACACGCAGTATTTTTTGCGTCCAGGCTAAGTCCTCGCCTGTGGCTACCAACAGATGCAAATTTAGAGTTACGAGCCAGCATCATTGCATGGACAGAACACAATGGATGCGATAACGTTCATGCGCCGCTTGAGTTAGATGTTAGAGAGCCAGTTTGGGCATTGGAGAAAGGGGCAGTGGCTCAGTGGCTGAATACGAAGCCAATTGTCGCCATCGTCAATATCAATATGATTCACATTTCACCTTGGTCAGCGTGTCTTGGGCTAATGGCAGGGGCAGGTCGAATCTTAGCAGCAGGAGGTGTCCTCTATTTGTATGGGCCCTTCAAACAAGGTGGAGAACATACAGCAGCGAGTAATGCAGCCTTTGACGAATATTTACGCAGCCAAAATCGAGAATGGGGTGTGCGGAACTTGGATGATGTAGTGGCAGCAGCTAGGGCAGAACATTTCATCTTGAAACAGATTTACCAAATGCCAGCGAATAATCTTTCAGTAGTGTTTGAACGTTCTTTTTATGAATAA